The genomic window atgaaaaataattcgcTTCGTCTTCGTTAAATCACATATTCTTGCATACAAATTATCCAAAGCTTTTATGAAACCTATGTGATGCTGTATACAATTGATTACTACAGTTATTTATGGAATATACCATTCATAGCTTTAGGCACAATTATCTATCAAGCTTTCttgaattctctctttttctaaaacCTATGGATTTGAAGTCAGGATATTTTCAGAAGACCAACTGGTGTTAAAGATCCCAAATAGATCAaacattgtttctgtttatatctgtGTGACAAGTAATACCAATGTGTGCAATTACAGCGTGGAGAAGCCCACATAATTTCTCTGAGGAAAGTTTATTTCACTGGAAGAAGTCATTGCCAATAAGCAATAGAAGCCCTAACCAGTGGCTCTTATTTTGCAATTACACTTTTTCATCTTAAATTTAGTATATGTGTAGCCAAAGCGAACACATTTTCATCTTAAGCAACAACTAAGATTGTGTGTGATATAGGTGAAGGCTATCACCAGATAAACAACATCATcatcaaaaagttattttttaatagtgtCTTTCTGTTGTGCTATGTTTAgtacctttcttcctttcctactccctcctcctcttccacaaATATATGTTGAGTATCAATTCTGTGATGCCTGAGGCATTAGGGACTTTAATAAGTAATCCTTTAAGTCTCACCAGAATTTGAGCTTCATCATATGGTATCCATCGTGTAAATGAGGATACATCCTCCTTGAAGTGCAAGGTCACATAACCAAATGTGAAAAGTAGGTCTCTTGCTGAAAGGAACTGAACATTGGATGCTGTTGCTTGAAGCCCAAGGCTTCGGTGGAGAACCTCAGAAACCAGATAACTCTGAGCCATAAGACATGATATTGGCCTCTCAGAAGTCTGAATAAATAAGTGTGGATATTTCCCTTGTTTTGAAGGCATTAATGACTCACTTCTCTAGGATACTGAAGTGAGTTCTTCAGTGGGAAGACAACTGGAAAATGAGTTTCCTTGTCTACAGACATaggattttaataaaagtaatcaTGAAATTGACCTTGGTGGGGAGACACTGCAACAGGTTTACATGGTCTGAGTGAAGTCCTAACAATAGAGGAGATTATGTACAAAGACACGAGAAAGACACAGAGGTAAGAAAAGGAATATTGACTGGAGTCTGGAATGCAGGAgcatgtgcgtgtatgtgtgtgcatgtgtgtgtgagtgtttatGTACCTAGATAAGTTTAGATGAGCCTGGAGAATTAACAAGCTCTGCTTATATTTTGCAAAAATACACTCAAGAAGAGACACAGGTTGGAAACCATTGCAGAATTACAATAAGGGATAGTGGTGACATGAACCTAAGTTTATGATGATGAATTTGAAGAGAAATTCTAGGCCTTGGCttagaaaacaacataaaaaagacTTGGTTCTTCAAGAACACAATGCCCACAGACAAACTTCACTAGAGACAGAATTtgcacatagatatatatatcacTGCTTACTTGGatgaaatatatgcatatacGTCCATTTACAGATGGATTCTTTcatctttgaaagaaaaagtgCACTTCAGATCTACACTACAAATATATTTACCTACAAATTTACCTATACCAGTTTTACCTGCTATTTTTGAAAGGTAAAGCAGTTgcttgatttattattttaaacttatgaaTGCATTTCAAATTGCCATTAATGAAACGAAAATTATTTGAACTTGAACAGATATGTAAGGATATTTGATGTTACTTTTCTCATACAGATCTATTTTGCACATGAGATTTGCCAGGGAGTTGAAGCTGCCTCCTATTCTGCACCTGTTTATGTGATTTGGTAATAGTCTTTTGTAGTGAATGTTTATGAACATGGTGAATAGTTACATACATTCAACTGAGAGAGATGATAAAATGGCATAACTCAAGTTTCACCTATGATTTTGATACATAGTTTTCAAACTTGTTTTGGGGGTTTGATGGAATCCTAAAAGGGAAGATAATAATTTTACCATTAAAAAGTGTTAACATTATTTTGGCTATAGACTCCAATTTTTGGCTAACAAAATAATtgtcataattatttcattaaattttcatATAAGAAGAGTTATATAGTTCTTCTTTtactcagcacttttttttttttattttgagactgggtcttgctctggcgcccagactgcagtgcggtggcatgaagccatccacccaccttagcccctgaggtagctgggactacacgtgcaggccaccatgcctggctaaattttgcactttgtagagaccaggtttcaccatgtttcccaggctggtcttgaactcctggactcaagcaatccacccacctgggcctcccaaagtggggagggattacaggtgtgagtcaacgCACCCGACCCCATTTCTCTTTCTAACATtaattctgcttttgtttctggttgtatgtatttttacaaataattgaAAGGATGATGTAATATTCACAATGCTTCAACAATGTGAAAAAAGTATATGTGAATATAAATCACATAATtgataaaatatgtgaaataatgaCGCCAAAGCAGgtcattaagaaatatttataagcaTTGGGTATTGAATTTACAGATGTTGCCAAAGTTGTACATTCCTGGGGCCAGTCATCATAAATTCTGGTTGATATTTAAAATGAGAGCAAGAAATACCCAATTAAGCAGTAAATTGAAAACCATCTAATCTTCTTTTGATGCATCTGTGACATCTTCTTTGTACTTGTAAACTTGCATTGCACGTTGAATAGGAGTCTTAACAGAGTCGTAAGTCCATCCCTTCCTGGCAAACAGCTTTTCAATGACGCCAGGCATTCTGTAGCCCTTGCTTAGAATGAAATCCTTAAAGGCAATTGGTCCATAAAGACCGTCAAGAATGTCAGGTTCATCAGGCTTTTCAAGTACGGGCTTGGGGTCAATCAAAGGTTCATCACTTCTTAGCTTTTTCCCCAACATAGGCTCGAAATACCATGGTCCATACCTTACCGTCCCACACTGTGCACTATAAGAATGCGGTGCCGCCCGGAGTCTCTTGTCCCAATATTTTATGCGTAAGAATTCGACCTCATCCATGTCGTCTAGCTCCATGTCATACGTCAGCCTTGAAGCACACTCGTTTGCCTTCTTAATCTTTTGGTCTTCATAGGTTGTTCTGCACTCAGGGGTGAAATCAAACAGACTGCTGATGGGTTCTTCATCAACTCCCAGGTCTCCAGCCCTCTTGAAGTCACGGAGTTTTCTCGATGTGTGTCTACGTTGAAGAGAGTCAGAAGCACACTCCGTTGTGCTTGATGTACCTTCCTGAAACAGTTCTTTTAGACAGGATGCTCCagtcttgggaggctccgggcAGAGACTGGACACCCGACGAGTCTTAGGAGGCTCCAGGCAGAGACTGGACATTCGATGAGTCTTGGGAAGCACCAGGCGGAGATGGGGCATCCGACTCTCGAAAGGCCGCGGGCAGGATTCCCAAAAATGGTATTTACCAGGCTTGGTGAGTTCCTCGGTTGTCGTCTCCTGGCCCTCACAACGAGCCCGTGCGTCTTCTGGCTTCTCAGAATCCAGTTTCAGTACCTGTAGTAGGAAACTGGATAACCGATGAGTGTTGGGAGGCTCCGGGCAGCGATGGGACATTCCCGTCTGAGGAGGCTCTGGGCGGAGACTGGACCCCCGACGAGTCTCGGGAGGCTCTGGGTGGAGACTGGACACCGGAGTCGTGGGAAGCAACGGGCGGAGACGGGACGCTCTAGTCTCAGGAGGCTGCAGGCAGAATCCCCCACAGGGATATTGACCAGGCTCGGTGGGTACCTCGGTTGTCTTCTCCTGGGCCTCACAACGAGCGCATGCGTCCTCCAGCTTCCTCTCAGGATCCAGCTGTTGCGGCACCTGTAGTAGGAGATCTGGAGGCATATCTTCTCCCAGATTGGGGTACATGGCCAAGGGATGCTTGGTCATCAGCTGGGCTTCCACTTCCTCTACGAACGCCTTCCGTGCTGGCTGTGCTGGCGAGAGCTTGGAAAATAGGGCCGCTTTCTTGAATagctttttctgcctgcttttgggGTCAGCTTGGGGACCTCTGAGCGATATTTTGGGGAGTAAAAACTCATCACGGCGACAAACGAGCCTCTCTTCGGGAGACGGACAGCCGTAGCGGAAGTCGTCCATGCCCTCCGTCACAAATACCCGGTTCTGGGTGTCCATTGGCGGGAACCTCAGGCGCCTGTGCTTGCGCTTCTCGAAGTACTTGAAAGGCTGTTTGTCATAGTACCAGGGCTTAGAGTCCATGCCCTGGGACCTCGACCGGTCCTGCGGCCTCTGGTCCCCCATGGTGGCCCTCGCTGGGGTGCCACCTCTCCAGCTTCTGGGTTTCCAGATCCCTGCCGCTCTAGTCGCCAGGAGACCTCCAGCCACGCGCAGCCCAGGTTCCTTCCTGGAGGCGGGGCAGTGCTGACGTCACAAGTGCAGCCCAGATTCTAACAGGTGTGTAGTAGAATCCCATTCTgggtttcatttgcatttcctaatGACTACTGGTATTGAACATCTCTAtatttgcttatttgccatccttaTCTCCCCTTGGTTGACGTTTCTATggatttttcccccatttttaaattgtgttgctGGATATCATATTTAGTTTTGAGAATCCTTGCTGTGTTCTAGATGTAAATAggttatcagatatatgatttgcaaatttttCACTTCATCCTTGGCTTTGCTCTTTCATTGTCTGTGTCAAAGAGaagttttttaatttgatgaagtccaatttatcaatttgttcttttaCGGATTGTGCTTCTTTTGATGTATCTATGAAAAACTGCCTATccaaaggtcacaaagatttttttcatttaaatgttataatttttgtaaatagCACAAGATATAgatcaaagtttttattttaaaaatgtacctatTGCTTACGTATATCTGATAATTCCAGAActgtttttgtaaagacagtcttttctccactgaattaCATTTGGAAATTGGTAGAGTATCAGTTGTCTATATTTTTTGAAGGTCAATTTCTGGGcactcttttctcttccattgatttttctctcacACAAATTTCACACTATCTTGGTTActttagctttataataaatctagAAATTAGGTACTAATTCTTTAACAATGTTCTTTTACAAAGTTGGTTCTTCGaagtcctttgaatttctgtagaaattttaaaatctgtttgtctatgtcttaaaaaaaagtcctgtttggattttgattaggattctgttgaatctatagatcaatttgaggaTAATTGGCATATTACCAATAGGAAATTTTCTGACCACTGAGGAACgtcatctttccatttatttatgtgatttttcattttctcagaaatattttttattttttagtgtatgTGTCTTTCAAGTCTTTTTCTGTCCAGATTTTTCctaaatattgtttttcatacTATTGTATGTagtattgttttttaattgcaatttccaattttttgttgttagCATATATAAATATTGAGTTTTGTATATCCATCTTGTATCATACAACCTTGGTAAACTCACTTATTATGTTCAGGAACATTTTGTAGATTTCACTGAATTTTCTATATGTATGATAATGTCAcctgtgaataaagacagtttcaggccaggcgcggtggctcacgcctgtaatcccagcacttttggaggccgaggcaggcggatctcaaggtgaggagcttgagaccagcctgacctacatggtgaaaccccgtttctactaaaaatacaagaattagccgggcatggtggcacatgcctgtagtcgcagctactccggaggctgaagcaggagaatcacttgaaccccggaggcggagattgcagtgagccgagatcacaccactgcactccagcctggcgacagagcgagactctgtcaaacacacacacacacacacacacacacacacacacaccacacacacacgacagtttcccatcttcctttccaatctgagTATCTTTATACTCCCCAGTCCAGTCGTAATTTTTGATTTTCCTTTGAATAATATCAGTTAAATTTTTATCTCTCTTATAGTGCTTAAAACAATACCTatgaaaaagcatttttataaaaaattttaattatagacAAATTCAGCCTACGTTGTTCTTTATGCATATCATTTTCTCATCACATAATAATTTTTCCTGTAcattcttactcatttttaaaagaaggtttCTGACTTCCCTTGTGGGGTGCAGCTGAACAATGTTTTCTACCATTACTAGCAGGTATACCCTAGTTCCTCCTTGTAAATGAGGCATGATCAATGCCTCTCTTCTCTTTggttcctcctctgcaaaatagACACAATATATATTCCTCTTAGGTTTCTCATTAAAGCAAATAAATGGTTTATGTGTAAATCAAGATAATCTATATAACATGATTTTGTATAGCATCTGGAACAGAATAAGCATCCagtaaaatattgttattttatatagtattactacaatttgaaaataaaaatattctacattcAGTATCtaaataaaggagaaacaaacaTCATACATTTATATATCACAAGTATTTTCATTTATCAATTATAAGAATCTGTGTTAAAGTCTCAAGATATTTAGTAGATTTCATAATGTGAAATTGGTAAGACCAAATTtgatatggatttatttttaactttcttactTAGAAAAATTCCATGGACTGTATGTTAAATTCAAGAGTCAATGCTTCAACAGTTCTCTATAACAGTACTCTAGCAAGCTCATATGAGTACTCACTTATCTAAAATGGGTGAAATTTGAATAAAACTTCTATATTCTAAATAATCCcacagaaaaacacacactgaCGCTGTTAAAGATCAACTGGATATCTTCAAAAATTTTCAGGTGACTGTTCATTTAAACAGTTTTTGTACCTTAcagccactttatttttttcacttttcaaagtAGAATATTATACAAAAGACacatatccagaatacataaataaatcttaaaacttaacaataaaaaaacaaagaacacaaaaaagTTTATACTATATAGTGGTTTAACATGTACAGAGATTAATagctaaagaaataattatagttGTGTGTACATATTGGTtagtatacatgcatatattttatagctCTGTCTGCTGAGAAACTAGAGAAAAATGACACCCAATTAGCAACAGGTACCTCcagtgcccagatcttggtttctaaataccattctccaaaataacaaatgcaaaacaaaaaacagacatcCTTGGAGAAATGAGTAATTCTAGGCCTCGGGCAGTGAAaacacaagatgagcctggagtatTATGTAATGCCAGAAAATACGGAAGtgctcagaaaacaaaagaataaaagcagatcAGGAGCCACACTGAAAGAGCACTCAATGGCCAAAGTTAAAACAATTTAAgcaacaaaatgaattaaaatttaaaaattataacatagtataaaataaaatatccacgAGTCCAAACTGATATAAATAattgtacaaataaataaatgaggagaAAGGTAAAAATCTTTCTTacaaagaatttcaaaaaatgtacATAGATACTCCTCCCTCCAGCAGGTGAAATTTAAATGCCCTCCCCAGAGTGTGGGCTGGATTCTAAAAAACAGaatatggaaagggaaaaacagaatatggaaagggaaaaatagtaacattttaGTGGAGAAGCCTGGCAGTCTTctccttaaccaagtgatcaatgTTAATATCAGCAGTGAGAAGTCACGTTGGTATCGTGCACT from Nomascus leucogenys isolate Asia chromosome X, Asia_NLE_v1, whole genome shotgun sequence includes these protein-coding regions:
- the LOC100596011 gene encoding protein FAM47B; its protein translation is MGDQRPQDRSRSQGMDSKPWYYDKQPFKYFEKRKHRRLRFPPMDTQNRVFVTEGMDDFRYGCPSPEERLVCRRDEFLLPKISLRGPQADPKSRQKKLFKKAALFSKLSPAQPARKAFVEEVEAQLMTKHPLAMYPNLGEDMPPDLLLQVPQQLDPERKLEDACARCEAQEKTTEVPTEPGQYPCGGFCLQPPETRASRLRPLLPTTPVSSLHPEPPETRRGSSLRPEPPQTGMSHRCPEPPNTHRLSSFLLQVLKLDSEKPEDARARCEGQETTTEELTKPGKYHFWESCPRPFESRMPHLRLVLPKTHRMSSLCLEPPKTRRVSSLCPEPPKTGASCLKELFQEGTSSTTECASDSLQRRHTSRKLRDFKRAGDLGVDEEPISSLFDFTPECRTTYEDQKIKKANECASRLTYDMELDDMDEVEFLRIKYWDKRLRAAPHSYSAQCGTVRYGPWYFEPMLGKKLRSDEPLIDPKPVLEKPDEPDILDGLYGPIAFKDFILSKGYRMPGVIEKLFARKGWTYDSVKTPIQRAMQVYKYKEDVTDASKED